The Vulcanimicrobium alpinum sequence ATTCGCCGTACGCGCCCTTGCAGAGCCGCACGCGCGCGCCCAAAGCGATCATCCGTTCGACGTCGGCCGGGGTGCGCTTCAAGTACGCCTGCAGCACGGGCCCCACGTTGCGCGTATGCGCGAAGGCGCGCTCGAAGACGCGCAGCGTCGCGCCGGTGACCGCGCTCCCTTCCATGTCGATGCGCACGAACGGATCGGCGTTCCGTGCCGCATCGTCGAGGATCGTGCGCAGGTTCGCGAACGCGAAGTCTTCGTCGACGAGCAGACCCATCGCGGTCAGCTTCACCGAGACGTTCGTCTCGACGCCGCGGCGGCGGATCGCCGAGAGGAGCGCGAGATAGGCATCGCGCGTTCGCTCAGCTTCGTCGCGCTGGGTGACATCCTCGCCGAGGAAGTCAAGCGTCGCGGTCATCCCGGCCGCGTTGAGCGCGGCGACCGCGTCCATCGCTTCGTCGGCGGTCTCGCCGGCGACGAACCGTTTGGCGAGGAAGAAGAACCGTTGCTGAAAGCCCGGGGTCTGAATCACGTCGAGCACTGCCACGGCCCGGCGGCTTCGGGAATGAACCGGCGGGGGCCTCGGGGTAGACCGGTGTCGATGGCGCGCGCGCAACGCTTTGCGAGGACTTTTCAGTCGATGGATAGGCACGCGCCGCGGTTTCCGGGAAGCATGGAGCATGGCTTGGCGCGTCCTGGTCGCCGACGACGATCAGGAGATCTGCACGCTCATCAAGACGGTCCTGGGCAAGGGGCCGTACGAGATCACGCTCTGCCACGATGCGGAAAGCGCGCTCGTCCATATCAAGAGCGATCCGCCGTACGACATCCTCATCAGCGACTTCATGCTGCCGGGGATCTCGGGGATCGATCTGGTCACGCAGGTGCGGCAGAACGCGAGCACGTCGCGCATCCCGATCGTGATGATCAGCGCGCACAGCAACTACGCGATGGACGCGCGCGCGAAGACGGCCGGCGCGAACGCGTTTCTGAACAAGCCGTTCACGATCTCGCAGCTGCGCACGACCGTGCACCAGCTGCTGACGGACCCGCTGCACTCGGCGATGGGCGCGTAGCGCCGGCGCGTCGCGCGGTACACCGCGCGTGACGGTTGCGTCGTTCGCGAAGATCCTCTTCGTCGCGCTCTCACTGGGCCTCGACGTCTTCGCCGTCTCGGTCGGCGTCGGGATGCGGGGGACGGAGCGCGCGGTCAAGCTGCGGATCGGTGCGGCGTTCGCGTTCGCCGAGGTGACGATGACGCTGCTCGGGGTCGGGATCGGCCGCGCCGCGGGGAAACTGCTCGGCGATTCGGCCGGGTATCTCGGCTTCGCCGCTCTCGTCGCGGTCGGCGGCTACATGATCTACGAAGCGCTGCACGGGACCGAGGAGGGCGGCGGCTTCGATCTTTCGCGCGGCTGGGGGCTGACGCTGGGCGCGCTCTCGATCAGTCTGGACTCGCTGGGAATCGGGTTCTCGATTCTCTACATCGGCGTGCCGCTCGGCGTCAGCGTGATCTTCATCGCTGCGGCTTCGGTGCTGTCGACGGCGCTGGGGCTCGCGCTCGGAAAGCGTCTGGGTATGGTCGCCGAAGAGCGCGCGGCGTTGTGGGCGGGGATCGTGCTCGTGCTGACGGGGCTCGCCTTTGCGGGACTCAAGTATTTTCGCGTCGGCGCCTGAAGCGCTCTACCGGCTCGCCGTCGCGGCATCGCGCAGCGTAATCGTCGTCGGGACGGCGAAGAACGCCGGCAAGACGACGGCGTTCAACGCGCTGCGCGCCGTCGCGCAGCGCCGCGGCGTTGCGATCGCGGTGACGTCGATCGGGCGCGACGGCGAACCGTCGGACGCGCTCGACGTCGAACCGAAACCGCGCGTGCGGCTCGCACCCGGGACGCTCGTCGCGCTCGCGGCGGGTCTGCTGCCGCGCACGCCGGCGCTCGCGATCCTCGAGACGGGCGCCCCGAGCGCGCTCGGCGCGACGGTATTCGCGCGCGTCGAAATCGCGACGACGTGCGAGATCGCGGGACCGCCGACGGCGCGCGCGATGCGCGCGACGATCGATCGCCTGCGCACGCTCGGCACCGGTCCGGTGTTCGTCGACGGCGCGATCGACCGCATCGCACCGCTCGCCGGCGGCGACGACGCGGTGATCCTCGCAACCGGCGCGGTGAGCGGCGCGACCGTCGCGCGGGTGGCGCAGGTTGCGGCGGCGGCGGTGCAGCGATTGACGCTGCCCGGCCGCGATCCGGCGCACGAACGTGCGCGCGTCGTTCAAGTGCACGGCGCGCTCGACGCGCGCGACGCGGAAGCGCTGCTCGCCGATGCGCGCGACGCGACGGTGGTGATCGACGATCCGACGCGCATCGCGGTCCGCGGCGCGTTGTTCGCGACGCTGCGCGCGACCGTCGACCTGCGCTGCGAGCGGCCGCTGCGCGTCGTCGCGTGCACCACGTCGCCGGTCGGGCGCGACGCATCGCTCGAACCGCGCGCGCTCGTCGAGGCCGTTGCCCGCGCGACCGGTCTGCCGGCTTTCGATGTCGTCGCGGACCTCGCGGCATGATCGCTGACGCGCTCACTGCCGAGCGGATCGGGCTGGACTGGCTGCGCGCGGCGGTCGCACCCCTCGGCGCGTTCGGCCGGGCCGTCGACGAAACGCTCGCTCCGTACGGTCCCGGCGACGAAGACGCGGCGCGCGCGGAGATCGCCGAGGTTGTTGCGTGCGCGCAGCTGATGGACGACGAAGGCGTCATGCGCGCACGCGCGGCGCTGCGCGCCGTCCCAGAAGCCTCGCCGATCGTCGCGCGCGCACGCGTCGGCGACCCGCTCGCCGACGTCGATTTCTACGAACTGGGGCGCTTCATCGACGGGCTCGACGCGCTTGCGCGAGCGTGGGACGCCGCCGGCGGCGATGCTGGGCGGCGTCCTCCGCTCCTCGACGGGCTGCGGGCGCTGCTCGCTCCGGGGCGCGCGGGCGGCGGCTTCTATCTCGACGATGCGTTCGGCGCGGGGCTCCGCGACGCGCGCGCCGCGCTCGCGGCGGCGGAAGCCGCGTACGACGCGCGGCGCGAGGAGATCGCCGCGCTCGTCCGCGACGCGATCGGCGTCGATCCCGTCGGCGAGGAGTTCGTCGTGCTGCGCGATGCGTACGACGGCGCGCTGCCCGACGTCGTGCGGGTGGTACGCGAGACGCCGACCTACCGCGTCGTCGTCCCGGCGATCGTCATCCCCGAGCGCGATGCCGCATTCGCGCGGCTGGCGGAGGAAGAAGAGGCGGCGCGCCGGACGCTCGCGGAGCGGATCGCGCGCGAAGCCGATGCCGTTCGCGCGACGACGCGCGCGCTCGGGGCGCTCGACCGCCTGCTGGCGCGCGTTGCGTTCGCGCAGCGCTGGGGCGGCTGCGTTCCCACGTTCGCCTCCGACCGGATCGCCTGCGTCGACGCGACGTTCGCGCCGCTCGCCGATGCGCTGGGGGCGCGCGCGCACCCGTACACGCCGATCTCGTTCGACCTGCGCGGCGTCACGGTGCTCACCGGACCGAACATGGGGGGGAAAACCGCGGCGCTCGCAGCTGCCGGCTTCGCGTGCGCGTGCGCCGCGCTCGGCGTCGCGCCGCCGGCGCGCGAGGCAACTCTGCCGCTGCTCGACGCGATCGCGTGGGTCGGCGGCGACGTCGCCGCCGACCGGACGCGCCTGCTCTCGTCGTACGCGGCGGAGATCCTGCGCGCGCGCGACGTCCTGCGCGCGGCGTCGCCGCGGTCGCTGGTCCTCGTCGACGAGTTCGCGCGCACGACCGGACCGCGCGAAGGCCGCGCCCTGCTGGTTGCGTTTGCTGAGGCGCTGCACGCGAGCGGCGCGTTCGCGCTCATCGCAACCCACTTCGACGGCGTCGCTGCCGCCTCGGGAGCGGCGCACCTGCGCATCGCCGGACTTCGAGAACGGCTCCCGGCGACCGCCGACGGCGAAAGACTCGACGCAGTGCTCGACGCGATCGCTGCGGCGATGGACTATCGCGTCGTCGCTGCGGTTGAGGGCAGCACCGATTCCGACGCGCTCGCGCTCGCCGAATTGCTCGGCCTGCCCGACGCGCTCGTCGCGCGCGCCCGTACCCTGCACGAAGCAGGGTGAACTGCGGTCGTGTCACGCTGAGCTCGTCGAAGCGCAGCCGGGACGCCGCTCATAAGCCGAGCGCGAGCGAATCGGCGCGCGGGTCGGCGCCGCCGGCGAGCGTGCCGCGGTCGCGGTCGATCGCGATGCCGTGCGCGTGTCCCATCGCGTTCTCGTAAGGGCCGAGCAGCGCGACGCGGTGGCCGCGGCGCTCGAGTCCCGCGACGATCTCCTCGGACATCCGCGACTCGACGATCAGCGCCTCGCTGCCGCTGACGTCGGGCCGCTCGGGGATCGACGCGCGGCCGTAGATCCAGCGCGGCATGTCGAGCGCCTGCTGAACGTTCAAGCCGCGCTCGACGAGATGGTGCAGAAACTGCACGAGGATCTGCGGCTGACCGTCGCCGCCCATCGAGCCGAAGACGATCTCGGGACGCTCGTCGCGCAGGTACATCGCCGGCGAAAGCGTGTGCATCGGTCGCTTGCCGCCGGCGTAGACGTTGGGATGCCCGGGTTCGGTCGAGAAGTACGCGCCGCGGTTGTGCAGCACGACACCGGTGCCCTCCGCGACGATCCCCGAGCCGAAATTCATGTAGAGGCTCTCGATCAGCGAGACCGCGCCGCCGTCTTCGTCGACCGCGCAGAGCGCGATCGTGTCGCCGTGATCCTCGCGGCTCACCTTCGGCTGCGCGCGTTCGGGATCGATTTCGGCGCGCAGGGCGCGCAGGCGTTCGGCCGTGAGTTCGGCGTCGATCCCCGACGGCGCGATATCGGGATCGGCGAAGGTCGCGTCGCGGATCGCGATCGCGCGCTTCATCGCTTCGATCGCGAGATGGTTCCACAGCGGCTCGTCGGCGTGCGCGTCGTGCTCGAGCATCCCCATCGCGAGCAGCATGCACGCCGCCTGCGAGTTCGGTGGGTGGGCAAGCAGCGCGCCGCCGCGCCACGGGATGCGCAGCGGCGTCGCAGCCTGCGTGCGGTGCCCGGCGAGATCGTCGAGCGTCATCAGGTTGCCGCGGGCGCGCAGCGTCGCGACGATCCGCTCCGCGGTGCGGCCGGTATAGAAGGCGTCGGAGCCGCCGCGCCGGATCGCCGCGAGGGTGTCGGCGAGGTCGGGGTTGCGCAGGATGTCGCCGGGACGCGGCGGCCCGCTCGTGAGGTAGATTCGCGTCGCCTCGGCGTCGTCGCGCAGTAGCGCTTCGTTGGTCCGCGCGTACGCTGCGACGACGTCGGTGACGGCGAAGCCTTCGCGCGCGACGCGTTCCGCTTCCGCGAGCAGGTCGTCGAGCCCGCGCGAGCCGTGCGCGCGCAGGACGTCTTCCCACGAGCGCACCGCGCCCGGAACGGTGACGGTCAACGCGCCGCGCTGCGGGACCGTACCGCCGGGGAGGCGCTCGAGCGACGCCGCACGCGGCGTCCGTCCGCTCCCGTTGTAGGCGTGCGTTGCGCCGGTCTTCGGATCATGCACGATCCAGAACGCGTCGCCGCCGATCCCGCAGCTTGCGGGGTAGACGACGGTGAGCACCGCATTGGCGGCGATCGCGGCGTCGACCGCGTTGCCGCCGCGGCGCAGCACGTCGACGCCGGCCGCCGTCGCCAGCGGATGCGGCGACGCGACCATCGCCCGCGTCGAGCGCGCGACGGCGCGCGAGGGCCAGGCGGCGCGCGGCGGCGCGATCATTGCAGGCGCATCTCGGTCACGTAGATCGCTTCATCGGGGCGCGGCTGCCAGTGCAGGCGCTTCGAGGTCGCGTAGAGGTCTTCGTATTCGAAGAGGAACAGCCACGGGGCGTCGTCGTGGACGATGCGCATCGCCTTGGCATAGAGCGCTCTGCGTTTGGCGGGATCGAGTTCGTACCGCGCCGCGTCGACGAGTTTGTCGAACGCGGGGTTGGCGTAGGTCGAGGAGACGGCGTCGGAGGTGAGCTGCGAGCTGAGCGTGTTGTCGGCGTCGTAGGTGATGTTTCCCCAGCCGAGCAGGTACATCGGCGAGACCTGGCGCTGCAGCACGCGCCGGTAGTAGCTCACCCATTCCTCGGTGTGGACGTCGACGTGCACGCCCGCCGCCTGCAGTTGACCGGCGATCGCGAGCGCGACTTCCTTGTCGCTGTTGTAGCGGCCCTGCGGTCCGTAGAGCGCGAGGTTCAGACCTTTGCCGTCGGGATAGCCGGCCTTCGCCAGCAGCGCTTTCGCCTTCGCGAGATCGTGCGCGTACGACGGCAGGGCGGGATCGTATCCGAAGAAATTCGCCGGTAGCGGTTCGCCGAGTTCGTACGCGCGGCCGCCCAAAACCGCTTTCACGATCGCGGGGACGTCGATCGCGTAGTTGAGCGCCTGCCGCACCAGGACGTTCTGCTGCGGGCCGGGCTGCAGTGTGTTGAAGGCGATAAAGAGGACGCGCACGCTCTTCGCGCTCGCCATCCGCGTGGAGGTTCCGCCCGCCAGCAGCGTCGCGTACTGGTAGGGAACGTTCGTGATCAGGTCCGCGGCGCCGGTGCGCAGCGCCGAGACGCGAGTCCCCGCCTCGGGGATCGGCTTGAAGATCACCTTGGAAGCGGGCGGGGTGCCGCCCCACCAGTGGGGGTTCACTGCGAGTTCGAGCGCATCGTCGCGGCGCCACGATGCGAGCACGTACGGGCCGGTTCCCATCGGATGCTCGGCGATGTATGCGTCGCCGTGCTCCGTCCAATACTTCGCGTCGGCGATGAAGATCGGGCGCGTGATCGCCGGTGCGAGCGGCGTCGGCCGTTTCGTCACGAAGCGCACCGTGTACGGATCCGGCGTCTCGACCTTCACGATCGTGTCGACGCGCGGAACTTGCTGGGACTTGTACGCGGGATCGAGGATTTTCTCGACGCTGAACTTCACGTCGGCGCTCGTGAACGGGTCACCGTTGGAGAACGTCACGCCGCGCCGCAGCCGGAACTCCCAGATGGCGGGCGCGATCCGCTTCCACGACGTCGCCAATTGCGGCTGGATCGACGTGCCGTCGGCCGAACGGCGCGCCAGCGTGTCGAAGATCTGGGCCTGGACGTTGGTGTCGGGCGTGACCGAGGCCTTGAGCGGGTCGAGCGTCGAGGCGTCGACGCCCTGGGTGATGACGACCGTACCGGGGTCGGCCGCGCCGGCGAGAGCCGCGGCGGTCGGGGCGAGCACGGCGACGGCGAGGACCGCGGCGAAGCGACGCATCGGCCCGCTGTTCTCCGGTTGGATGAAGGGGCCATTCCGGTTCGGTCGTATTCGCGCGCCATGAAGCGCGTCTTTGCAGTGCTCGCCTCCGTCGTCGTTACGCTGCTGCCCGCGGCCGGACCCCGAGCGGCCGACGCAACGGTCACGATCTCGCAAGGCGTGGATGCCGACACGCTCAACCCGATCGCCACCACGATCACGCCCACGTTCAATGTCGTCCAGCACGTGTACGAGCGGCTCGCGGACTTCGGCGCGCGTCCCGGCGACTACGAGCCGCGGCTCGCGCTTTCGTGGCGCCGCGTCAACCCGACGACCGAGGAGTACAAGCTTCGCCGCGGCGTGACGTTCTCGAACGGCGACCCGTTCACGAGCGCCGACGTGCGCTACACCGTCGACTGGATCAAGAACCCTGCGAACGCGTCGAAGCAAACGCCCTACGTCCGCGACATCGACCGCGTCGAGACGCCCGATCCGTACACCGTGCGGCTGATCTCGAAGGTGCCCACTGCGATCCCGCCCGGGCTGCAGAACCCGCTGTTCATCGTCGATGCGAAGTACTTTCAAGCCAAGGGCAACGCGTACGTCGCCGAGCACCCGATCGGCACGGGACCGTACGTCCTGCGGGAATGGAAGCGCGACGATCTGACCGCGTTCGACGCGAACCCGCACTGGTGGGGCGGAAAACCGAAGGTCGAACACGTGATCTTCAAGCCGATCCCCGAAGCCGCGGCACGCGTCGCTGCGCTGCGAACCGGTGCGACCGACGTGATCACCAACGTCCCGCCGCAGTATCAGATTCAGCTGACCGGCGGCACGAACACCAAACTCGTGAGCACGCGCAGCCTGCGCCAGCTCTTCATCGCGTTCAACACGCTGCAGCCCGGGCCGCAACAGAACAAGCTCGTGCGCCAAGCGATCAATTATGCCGTCGACGTCCCGGCGATCGTGAAGAACGTGCTCGGCGGACGCGGGTACGAGATTGCATCGCCGATCCCGCCGAACTACTTCGGCTACGATCCGTCGGTGCCGGCGTACCCGCACGATCTCGCCAAAGCGAAGGCGCTGCTCGCGAAGGCGGGCTTTCCCGACGGCAAAGGGATCGCGCTCACGGTGAATGCGCCGATCGGCCGCTACAACCGCGACCGCGAAGTCGCCGAAGCGGTCGCCGGCCAACTGCAGGCGGCCGGGATTACCGCGACGGTGCGGCCGCAGGAGTGGGTGACGTACTCCGATCAGGTCAACCGCCGCGCGCTGACGCCGCTCTACGAATTGGGCTGGAATCAACCTTCGGCCGACGCCGACGGGATCATCACGGCGCTCTTTACGTCGAACGCGCCGCTCTCGTGCTACGCGAATCCCGAGATCGACAAACTCGCCGATCAAGCGCGCGGCGAGCTCGACGTCGCGAAGCGCAAGGCGCTCTACAAGCGGATCGCGACGATTCTGCACGAGGACGCGCCGTGGATCGTGCTCTTCGAATACGAAGATCTCTACGCGACCTCGAAGCGCGTGCAGTGGCAGCCGCGCGGCGATGAGTACATCCGCGCGTACGAGATGTCGCTGACGTAACCGATGGCGGCGTTTCTCGCGCGCCGCGCGCTCGGCGCGGTGTGGGCGCTCGCCGGCGTCGCGATCGTCGTCTTTCTCATCCTGCACCTGACCGGCGATCCGGCCGCGGTAATGATGCCGCCCGAATCGACCCAGGCGGAGATCGATGCGTTCCGCCACGCCCAGGGCTTCGACCGCCCGCTGCCCGTGCAGTTCGCGTCGTTCGCGCTGGCCGCGGCGCACGGCGATCTCGGCGTGTCGCTGCGGCATCAGGAGCCGGCGATGTCGCTCGCGCTAAAGCGCTTTCCGGCGACGATCCTGCTTGCGGGAAGCGCGTTTGCGATCGTGCTGCTCGTCGGCGTTCCGGCTGGCGTGGCGTCGGCGCTGCGTCCGCGCACGTGGATCGATTATACGGCGCGCATCGTCGCGCTGATCGGGCAGAGCGCGCCGACGTACTGGATCGGCCTGATGCTGATCCTGCTCTTCGCCGTGCGGCTGGGCTGGGTGCCGGCGAGCGGGATCGGCGACTGGCGCAACGTGATCCTGCCGGCGGCGACGCTGGGATTTTTTTCGACCGCGAAGCTGATGCGCCTGACGCGCGCCGCGATGCTCGACGTGCTCACTTCCGACTACCTGCGCACGGCACGCGCGAAGGGGCTTACGGGGACGCGCGTGGTGCTCGCGCACGCGCTGCGCAACGCGTGGATCCCGATCGTCACGCAGCTCGGCGTCGAGCTCGGCACCCTGCTCTCCGGCGCGATCATCACCGAGACGGTGTTCGCGTGGCCGGGCGTCGGGCGACTGGCGGTGCAGGCGGTATTCGAGCGCGATTTTCCGGTCGTCGAGGCCGTGGTGCTGCTCGCGGCGACGACGTTCGTGCTGCTGAACCTCGTCGTCGATCTGCTCTACGCCGCACTCGATCCGCGCATCCGGTACGCATAGTGGCGACCGCCGTCGCCGCCGCACCGTCCGCGCACGCGGAAGGCGCGCCGAACCGCACCGCCGCGCTGCGCCGCATCGCGCGCGATCCCGGCGCGGTCGTGGGCGCGGTGATCGTCGCGCTGGTGGCGCTGTGCGCGCTGTTCGCGCCGCTGATCGCGCGCGGCGATCCCAACGCGCAGGATCTCGCATCGACGCTGCTCCCGCCGATGTGGATCGCCGGCGGCTCCCACGCGCATGTCCTGGGCACCGACAATCTCGGACGCGACGTGCTGGTTCGGATCATCTGGGGCTCGCGGATCTCAGCGATCGTGGGGATCTCGGTGGTGGCGATCGGCGCGTCGATCGGCGTCACCGCCGGCCTCCTCGCCGGCTATCGGCGCGGCTGGGTCGACGCGCTCATCGCGCGCATCACCGACGTGCAGCTCGCGTTCCCGCTGGTGCTGCTTGCGGTTGCGATCGTCGCGGTCGTGGGTCCGGGGCTGTGGACGGTGATCGCCGCGATCGGCCTCACCTCGTGGGTGCAGTACGTGCGGGTCGTGCGCGCGGAGACGCTGAGCCTGCGCGAGCGCGAGTTCGTCGCCGCGGCGCATGCCGCCGGCGCGAGCAGCGCGCGCGTTCTCGTGCGGCACCTGCTTCCCAACGTCGGCTCGGCCGCGATCGTCCTGGGCACGTTCGAGATCGCGCGCGCCGTCGTGCTCGAATCGTCGCTCTCGTTCCTCGGTCTGGGCGTGCCGCCGACGATCGCATCGTGGGGCGGGATGCTCGCCGACGGCCGCCAGTATCTCGACACCGCCTGGTGGATCGCTCTGTTCCCCGGGCTCGCGATCGTGATCGCGGTAATGGGCGTGAACCTCCTCGGCGACGGCCTCCGCGACGCCCTCGACCCCGGCATGCGCTAAGTCACGCTGAGCTTGTCGAAGCGCCGCCCCGTCACGCTGAGCTTTGTCGAAGCGCCGCCATCAGCGATATCCGCCGCCGCTCCGCGCGAGACGCGCAATCCCAAGCCAATCCCCTTCGACGAGCGCGCGTTTCTTCGCCCACGACCACCCTTTGAGCTGCTTCTCCGCCGCGATCGCGTCCGTAGCATCGGAGAACTCCTGCGAGTACACGAGGCGCACCGGCCGGCGCGAAGAGGTGTAGCAGTACTCAAAGTCGCCGCGTTCACGCTGCACGACTCGCTGCTCGAGATTCGACGTCACGCCGACGTAGAACGACCCGTCAGCGCAGCACAGCATGTAGACCCAGAACGTTTTCACGTGCGTCATCTGCGCCGCCCGCCGCATTCGGCAAGCCCCCCCGTGTCACGCTGAGCCTGTCGAAGCGTAGTCCAAATCGTGCACGAAGGCTACTGCGCTTCGACAGGCTCAGCGTGACACGGCTGCGCATCGACAAGCCTCAGCGTGACGGGTTAGTCGAACATGTCGGGCTGGGTTGCGGCGAGGTGATTGTAGATCGTTTGAAAGTGCAGCCAGCCGATGAAATCGTTGCCGACGTGCTCGCGGCTGTACCGCGCGCTCTTTTCGGAGACCGTTTTCGGTTTGACGCCCGACGCTTCGACGAGCAGTTGGACCTGGCAGCAGCGCTCCAGCGCGATGAACCAGAATGCGGCGTCGTCGATGCTGTGATGACTCGCAGTCAGCAGGCCGTGATTTTGATGCAGCGCCGCCCGGTTGTTGCCGAACATCTCCGCGACCGACTTTCCCGACTGCTTCTCGACGGCCACCGCCCCCGCCGACGCGCCGATCACGACGTGATTCTCATAGAAACACGCCGCGTCCTGACTGATCATGTCGAGCGGACGGCCGGTCGTGCACCACGCCGTACCGTAGGTCGTGTGTGCGTGACACATCGCGACGATCTCCGGATTCGCCGCGTGAATCGACGAATGCAGCACGAATCCGGCGCGATTGACGGCGTACTTGCCCTCGACGACGTTGCCGTCGTGATCCGCCAGAATCAGATTCGACAGCTTCACTTGCGAGAAGTGAACGCACATCGGGTTCGTCCAATAGAGATCTTTGTGTTCGGGATCGCGCACCGTGAGGTGACCGGCGAACCCGTAATCGAAGCCCTGCTGGGCGAACGCGCGTACCGCCGCCACTAGGTGCTTCTTGCGATATTCCCGTTCTTCCGCAAAACTGGAGAACGTCGGAACCTCCGGAAAAATCAAGCCGGGCTGTTCGGGCTAATAGATCGAGATGCGATTGTCCAGAAGCATGCGTGTTCTCCCTTTTCGTGCGTGCGGAGAATCGTCGGTCGGCGAATATTCAGCACCGGAACGCCGCCGCCCTCGACCGTGCGGCTCAGCGTGAGGTGAACGTGAGAATCACACGCAGCGCCGCCGGCTGGAGCACCAAGGCGTCGCGCGGTTGGGGCGCCGCGTTGGGGATCGGGTAGGGCGTTCCCTCGCCGATGCGGGTGAAGCGGCCGCTGACGGCGTTCGTGAAGTTCGTTCCGGCGAACGTCACGTCGACACCGCCCATCCGTTTGCCGATCGCGGCGTCGAGCGTCGCGTACCGTCCTTGCGCGAGCCAGTTGTTCGCCGATGTCTGCGCGAGGTTCAGCGCGCCGTGCGCGCCGTCGCGCGCGTACCGCACGCCGAGCGTGAGCCGCTGCAGCGGGATCCCTGCGAACTGCTGGCCGACGACCAGATCGGAACCGGAGGTCGGGTTTGCGGCGCTCACCGCGGCGGGAAGCGAGACCGGGTACGCGGCGTTCACGCCGTACTCGGCCGTCGCGAACCATGCCGAGCCGAAGCGGTGCGCGATGCGCAGCGCGCCTCCCTGATACACGACGTTGCCGGCGTTGATCGGAGAACTCTGCGCGATCGGGACGGTCGGGTCGACGCCGCACCGCGCGTTGAGCGGATAGAAGTTCTCGATCGGGTCGCGCAGGTTCGTGCGGTAGAGCGTCGCGTCGACGGTCGTCGCGCCGAACCGCTTCCCGTAACCGAGTTCGTATTCGGTTGCGTGCTCGGCGCGCTCGTTCGGGTTCCCGTTGGGCGAAACGCAGTTTTGATCCGGCGGCGGCAACTGCGCGAACGGTACGGCATAGCGTTCCGCCAGCAGCGGCGCGCGAAATCCCGTCCCCGCCGCGACGCGGAACGTTCCGCCGGAACCGTCGTCGACGGTGACGCCGATCCGCCCGTCGGTGCTCGTCCCGAACGTCGACCAGCGCGACGTCACGACGCTCGCGGCGACGTGCGCCTGCGCGGAGAGGTCTGCGCCGGCGCGCAGCCACGCCGACGTCGCGTGCTCGCGCAGCGTCTCGCCGAATTGATCGGGCGACGAGAGCGTCTCGCTTCGCGTCGAGCCGCCGAGCGCAAACGTCGACGCACCGGCGCTGCGGCTCCACTCCATCGTCGTCGTCGCCGAACGATCCGCGAGCGAGAAATCGTACGGCGTGCGTCCGACGCCGCCGGCGAGCGCGTTGACGCTGTCGGAGATTGCGCTCGTCGCGCTGAGCGACCCGGCGCCGAGCGGAAGGGTCGCGCCGATCAGCGTCGCGTGCAGCGTCTGCGCCCGC is a genomic window containing:
- a CDS encoding ABC transporter permease; the encoded protein is MAAFLARRALGAVWALAGVAIVVFLILHLTGDPAAVMMPPESTQAEIDAFRHAQGFDRPLPVQFASFALAAAHGDLGVSLRHQEPAMSLALKRFPATILLAGSAFAIVLLVGVPAGVASALRPRTWIDYTARIVALIGQSAPTYWIGLMLILLFAVRLGWVPASGIGDWRNVILPAATLGFFSTAKLMRLTRAAMLDVLTSDYLRTARAKGLTGTRVVLAHALRNAWIPIVTQLGVELGTLLSGAIITETVFAWPGVGRLAVQAVFERDFPVVEAVVLLAATTFVLLNLVVDLLYAALDPRIRYA
- a CDS encoding GIY-YIG nuclease family protein yields the protein MKTFWVYMLCCADGSFYVGVTSNLEQRVVQRERGDFEYCYTSSRRPVRLVYSQEFSDATDAIAAEKQLKGWSWAKKRALVEGDWLGIARLARSGGGYR
- a CDS encoding class II aldolase/adducin family protein, with translation MIFPEVPTFSSFAEEREYRKKHLVAAVRAFAQQGFDYGFAGHLTVRDPEHKDLYWTNPMCVHFSQVKLSNLILADHDGNVVEGKYAVNRAGFVLHSSIHAANPEIVAMCHAHTTYGTAWCTTGRPLDMISQDAACFYENHVVIGASAGAVAVEKQSGKSVAEMFGNNRAALHQNHGLLTASHHSIDDAAFWFIALERCCQVQLLVEASGVKPKTVSEKSARYSREHVGNDFIGWLHFQTIYNHLAATQPDMFD
- a CDS encoding ABC transporter permease, which translates into the protein MATAVAAAPSAHAEGAPNRTAALRRIARDPGAVVGAVIVALVALCALFAPLIARGDPNAQDLASTLLPPMWIAGGSHAHVLGTDNLGRDVLVRIIWGSRISAIVGISVVAIGASIGVTAGLLAGYRRGWVDALIARITDVQLAFPLVLLAVAIVAVVGPGLWTVIAAIGLTSWVQYVRVVRAETLSLREREFVAAAHAAGASSARVLVRHLLPNVGSAAIVLGTFEIARAVVLESSLSFLGLGVPPTIASWGGMLADGRQYLDTAWWIALFPGLAIVIAVMGVNLLGDGLRDALDPGMR
- a CDS encoding TonB-dependent receptor — protein: MPVPLLAAAALGCCGVSGSVTSVDGVPLRAHVHAGGTASADADSDTAGRFRLQLPAGRYRVVISAPGYAPAITDVVVHEGERLDVALEPAGAGKLREIGRISVDGRLAPARSTVPSREITRADLTASGYDRAVDALATLPSVTLVKPGGGEPGSAAVVALRGPDPSETRISLDGQPLNDANTGDVDLALFPSAVLGAVEVSEGLGPEDHRGADTIGGEVNLVSLRPTATPQRLLRLSAGSFGTSTIDAGGTGRIGRLGYALAAGSAHSDGYVHDYPVTFSSPQGSTTAVLGSSIAASTALVHLTYDLSPRAKLRARSFTLADTRDLSASETAPLDPRDEAPNALFAGSGPLTRAQTLHATLIGATLPLGAGSLSATSAISDSVNALAGGVGRTPYDFSLADRSATTTMEWSRSAGASTFALGGSTRSETLSSPDQFGETLREHATSAWLRAGADLSAQAHVAASVVTSRWSTFGTSTDGRIGVTVDDGSGGTFRVAAGTGFRAPLLAERYAVPFAQLPPPDQNCVSPNGNPNERAEHATEYELGYGKRFGATTVDATLYRTNLRDPIENFYPLNARCGVDPTVPIAQSSPINAGNVVYQGGALRIAHRFGSAWFATAEYGVNAAYPVSLPAAVSAANPTSGSDLVVGQQFAGIPLQRLTLGVRYARDGAHGALNLAQTSANNWLAQGRYATLDAAIGKRMGGVDVTFAGTNFTNAVSGRFTRIGEGTPYPIPNAAPQPRDALVLQPAALRVILTFTSR
- a CDS encoding ABC transporter substrate-binding protein translates to MKRVFAVLASVVVTLLPAAGPRAADATVTISQGVDADTLNPIATTITPTFNVVQHVYERLADFGARPGDYEPRLALSWRRVNPTTEEYKLRRGVTFSNGDPFTSADVRYTVDWIKNPANASKQTPYVRDIDRVETPDPYTVRLISKVPTAIPPGLQNPLFIVDAKYFQAKGNAYVAEHPIGTGPYVLREWKRDDLTAFDANPHWWGGKPKVEHVIFKPIPEAAARVAALRTGATDVITNVPPQYQIQLTGGTNTKLVSTRSLRQLFIAFNTLQPGPQQNKLVRQAINYAVDVPAIVKNVLGGRGYEIASPIPPNYFGYDPSVPAYPHDLAKAKALLAKAGFPDGKGIALTVNAPIGRYNRDREVAEAVAGQLQAAGITATVRPQEWVTYSDQVNRRALTPLYELGWNQPSADADGIITALFTSNAPLSCYANPEIDKLADQARGELDVAKRKALYKRIATILHEDAPWIVLFEYEDLYATSKRVQWQPRGDEYIRAYEMSLT